The DNA window ATTGGCGTTCACGTGTGCCCGTCAGGGATCGCGTCCAATTTGGACGAGGCTGAATCTGTTGGTGCCTCGATTGGCAGCTATCCACGCATCATTCGACCCGCCTTCACGCTCGGTGGAAGTGGCGGGGGGATTGCCTACAACCCCGAGGAGTTCAGTGCCATTTGCAAGACAGGCCTTGATGCCAGTCCTGTCTCTCAAATTCTGATTGAGAAATCTCTTCTCGGCTGGAAGGAATTTGAGCTTGAGGTGATGCGTGATTTGGCAGACAACGTCGTGATTGTTTGCAGCATCGAGAATTTGGATCCCATGGGGGTCCACACCGGTGACTCGATCACCGTGGCACCAGCCCAAACGCTGACAGATCGGGAATACCAAAGGTTGCGAGATCAATCGATCGCGATCATTCGTGAGATCGGTGTGGCCACAGGTGGCAGCAATATTCAGTTCGCCATCAATCCGGCTGATGGCGAAGTGGTGGTGATCGAAATGAATCCAAGGGTGAGTCGCTCCTCTGCCTTGGCCAGCAAGGCCACTGGATTTCCGATTGCCAAGATCGCTGCGAGGTTGGCGATTGGATACACCCTCGATGAGATCCTCAACGACATCACTGGGAAGACACCAGCCTGTTTTGAGCCGACCATCGACTACGTGGTGACGAAAGTCCCTCGCTTTGCATTTGAAAAGTTCCGGGGATCTCCCGCTGTTTTGACAACCGCGATGAAGTCGGTTGGTGAGGCGATGGCCATCGGTCGTTGTTTCGAAGAGTCGTTCCAGAAAGCCTTGCGATCCTTGGAAACTGGTCTGTCCGGCTGGGGGGGTGATCGTCCGGAGCCCTCGTGCTCCAAAACCGATCTTGAACGCTCGCTACGGACACCTTCTCCCGATCGGATTTTAGCTGTCCGTAGCGCCATGCTGGCAGGAATGACGGATGATCATATTTATGAATTGAGCCATATTGATCCTTGGTTTCTTGCAAAGTTAAGGGGATTGATTGATGCTGAATCTGAGCTTTTAAAGGGCCGCACGCTCGGAGATCTGGATGAGCCAGCGCTGTTAAAACTTAAAATGTTGGGGTATTCAGATCGTCAAATTGCCTGGTTTGTTGATAGTAAAGAGCTGGATGTGCGAGAGCGCAGGGATCAATTGGGTGTGATTCCTGTCTTTAAAACAGTGGATACATGCGCCGCTGAATTTGCCTCCTCCACTCCTTATCACTACTCAACCTATGAACGTCCGCTATTTCGCTTGAAGCCAGATGGACAACTTCAACCCATGGCTCCTTCCACTGAAGTTGCCGTTGAAACAAGACCCAAGCTAATGATTTTGGGTGGAGGTCCTAATCGCATCGGCCAGGGTATTGAATTTGATTACTGTTGTTGTCACGCCTCTTTCTCTGCGCAGGATCAGGGTTTTGCGACGGTGATGTTGAACAGCAATCCTGAGACGGTCTCTACGGATTACGACAGCAGTGACCGTCTTTATTTTGAGCCTCTAACGCTCGAAGATGTGCTGAATGTGATTGAGGCAGAGTGCCCCAGTGGAGTGATTGTTCAATTTGGTGGGCAGACACCTCTCAAGCTTGCATTGCCTCTTTTGAACTGGTTGTCAACACCGAAGGGAGTGTCGACCGGGACTCAAATTTGGGGAACCTCACCAGAATCTATCGATCTCGCGGAAGATCGAGAACAGTTCGAGGCCATTTTGCGCAAACTTGATATCCGACAACCTCGTAATGGTCTGGCTCGAAGTGAAATTGAAGCGCGATCCATTGCTGGCAAGGTTGGCTATCCCGTCGTGGTTCGTCCCTCCTATGTTTTAGGTGGGCGCGCTATGGAAGTCGTCTACGACGAGACGGAGCTCAATCGCTATATGAAAGAAGCTGTTCAAGTAGAGCCAGATCACCCTGTGCTGATTGATCAGTATCTAGAAAATGCTGTTGAGGTTGATGTTGATGCCCTTTGTGATCGTGAGGGCACTGTTGTGATTGGTGGCTTGATGGAACATATCGAACCGGCAGGAATTCACTCTGGAGATTCAGCCTGTTGTTTGCCTTCTATCTCTCTGAGTGATGATGCTTTGGCTGTTATTCGGCGTTGGAGTGAGGCGTTAGCGACCACATTGAAAGTTCAAGGATTGATTAATTTGCAATTCGCGGTTCAACGTGATGTCGATGGAGAAGAGAAGGTGTTCATCATCGAAGCCAATCCCCGTGCGTCTCGAACGGTTCCCTTTGTGGCCAAAGCCACCGGTGTGCCTTTGGCCCGTCTGGCAACACGCCTGATGGCTGGTGAAACCTTGAGTCAGGTTGGTCTGCTGAAGGAGCCCATTCCTCCTTTGCAAACCGTGAAAGAAGCGGTGCTCCCCTTCCGGCGTTTTCCAGGGGCCGATTCTCTTCTCGGTCCGGAGATGCGCTCGACTGGTGAAGTGATGGGTTCTGCATCTGATTTCGGCATGGCTTTTGCCAAGGCAGAACTCGCGGCAGGGGAAGCGCTGCCTACCGCCGGAACCGTCTTCCTTTCGACGCATGATCGCGACAAGACGGACTTGGTGCCTGTGGCGCGCCAGCTGA is part of the Synechococcus sp. WH 8016 genome and encodes:
- the carB gene encoding carbamoyl-phosphate synthase large subunit — protein: MPRRNDLRRILLLGSGPIVIGQACEFDYSGTQACKALRAEGFEVILINSNPASIMTDPEMADRTYVEPLTPDVVTRVIEQERPDALLPTMGGQTALNLAVALAENGTLERFGVELIGADLKAIQKAEDRQLFKQAMERIGVHVCPSGIASNLDEAESVGASIGSYPRIIRPAFTLGGSGGGIAYNPEEFSAICKTGLDASPVSQILIEKSLLGWKEFELEVMRDLADNVVIVCSIENLDPMGVHTGDSITVAPAQTLTDREYQRLRDQSIAIIREIGVATGGSNIQFAINPADGEVVVIEMNPRVSRSSALASKATGFPIAKIAARLAIGYTLDEILNDITGKTPACFEPTIDYVVTKVPRFAFEKFRGSPAVLTTAMKSVGEAMAIGRCFEESFQKALRSLETGLSGWGGDRPEPSCSKTDLERSLRTPSPDRILAVRSAMLAGMTDDHIYELSHIDPWFLAKLRGLIDAESELLKGRTLGDLDEPALLKLKMLGYSDRQIAWFVDSKELDVRERRDQLGVIPVFKTVDTCAAEFASSTPYHYSTYERPLFRLKPDGQLQPMAPSTEVAVETRPKLMILGGGPNRIGQGIEFDYCCCHASFSAQDQGFATVMLNSNPETVSTDYDSSDRLYFEPLTLEDVLNVIEAECPSGVIVQFGGQTPLKLALPLLNWLSTPKGVSTGTQIWGTSPESIDLAEDREQFEAILRKLDIRQPRNGLARSEIEARSIAGKVGYPVVVRPSYVLGGRAMEVVYDETELNRYMKEAVQVEPDHPVLIDQYLENAVEVDVDALCDREGTVVIGGLMEHIEPAGIHSGDSACCLPSISLSDDALAVIRRWSEALATTLKVQGLINLQFAVQRDVDGEEKVFIIEANPRASRTVPFVAKATGVPLARLATRLMAGETLSQVGLLKEPIPPLQTVKEAVLPFRRFPGADSLLGPEMRSTGEVMGSASDFGMAFAKAELAAGEALPTAGTVFLSTHDRDKTDLVPVARQLIGLGFELIATSGTARALREQGLDVQSVLKVHEGRPNIEDLIRSGGVQLVINTPIGRQAAHDDRYLRRAALDYSVPTLTTLAGARAAVEAIEALQTRTIVIHALQDVHASLVGQ